A segment of the Desulfitobacterium dehalogenans ATCC 51507 genome:
AGAACTTTTTCATCAAGCCAATGGGTCCATTCCTGAAGACCCTCTCCAGTACGGCAAGAAACCTCGAAAATCCTGATCTCTGGATTAATTTTTAGGATATCCTCCTTCATGGCGTCTAAATCTGTTTCCACCAGAGCCAATAAATCCATCTTATTTAAAATAGCCACTTTTGAATTACGGAAAATCACGGGATACTTTGAAGGTTTATCATCCCCTTCCACGACACTAAGGACAACCACCTTAAATTCTTCTCCTAAATCGAAGTCAGCAGGGCAGACCAGATTGCCTACATTCTCAATGATCATGAGATCCAAATTATCCCACTGGAATTCCGGAAGAACTTTCTCTACCATCTTGGAATCCAAATGACAGCCTCCACCGGTGTTGATCTGGACTACAGGGATATCATGCTGGGCGATTCGGTCGGCATCCCTGCTGGTAAAAATATCTCCCTCAATCACG
Coding sequences within it:
- the hypB gene encoding hydrogenase nickel incorporation protein HypB; the encoded protein is MSSQREIAVMANLLQNNDIHAEINRQHFVKNNCLAINMIGSPGAGKTTLLERTLSHLKNKHSIAVIEGDIFTSRDADRIAQHDIPVVQINTGGGCHLDSKMVEKVLPEFQWDNLDLMIIENVGNLVCPADFDLGEEFKVVVLSVVEGDDKPSKYPVIFRNSKVAILNKMDLLALVETDLDAMKEDILKINPEIRIFEVSCRTGEGLQEWTHWLDEKVLQAKGKNA